The following are from one region of the Quercus robur chromosome 1, dhQueRobu3.1, whole genome shotgun sequence genome:
- the LOC126712721 gene encoding uncharacterized protein LOC126712721, with amino-acid sequence MYNGRIDPMEYVNHFNQRMVVHSRNEALLCKVFPSSLGLVAMRWFDGLEEGSINSFQELTRAFGARFVTCSKVPRPPDSLLSMTMGESETLRTYSDRYWEIFNEIDGDFKDVAIRTFRVGLPTEHDLRKSLIRKLAQSMWQLMN; translated from the coding sequence ATGTATAATGGTAGAATAGACCCGATGGAGTATGTCAATCATTTTAACCAAAGAATGGTTGTACACTCGAGAAATGAGGCCTTGCTGTGCAAGGTGTTCCCTTCTAGCTTAGGACTAGTTGCAATGAGGTGGTTCGATGGTTTGGAGGAGGGATCAATCAACTCCTTTCAGGAGCTTACTAGGGCCTTTGGAGCCCGGTTTGTCACTTGTAGTAAAGTTCCTCGTCCCCCGGACTCTTTGCTATCTATGACTATGGGAGAAAGTGAGACTCTGAGGACTTACTcagatagatattgggagataTTTAACGAGATAGATGGAGATTTTAAAGATGTAGCTATAAGGACATTTAGGGTCGGCTTGCCCACTGAGCATGATTTGAGGAAGTCCTTGATTAGGAAGCTTGCCCAAAGTATGTGGCAGTTAATGAACTGA